DNA sequence from the Macrobrachium nipponense isolate FS-2020 chromosome 3, ASM1510439v2, whole genome shotgun sequence genome:
TCCCCCCAACCACTGTCTGTTTTCCAGCCTTGGGTGCCTCTCCTGGTTAGGGTCAGCAAGCGTCCAGAGGCCCCCCCTCCAAACCGCTGTCTGTTCGCCAGCCCTGGGTGCCTCTCCCTGGGCAGGGCCAGCTAGTGTCCATCGGCCCCGCAACCATTGTCCGTTCACCACCACGCACACCTCTTCGTGGCTTATGAGTGTCCAGCAGGCCCCCAAATGCTATTCTTTCCCGGCCTGTGTGTTCAACAGACCCCAACTGCTCTCCTCTGACTAGCTTTGGGAGTGTCTGTCAGGCTAGTGAGCTTCCAGCTGGCCCCCAACCTCTGTCCAATCACCAAAACTTGGgctcctcttcatttcctttgagcAACAGTGGCCTATGAATCGCTGTCCATTTGCTGTCAGTTCTTCCTGGGTGCGTCTTGCTTGCGTCTTCCTCTTCATTTGGTTCAGGTTGCACTGCTATGTTTTATTTCTTCGTCACTTTCCATATTGATATCGTGCATTGTAATCAACTCATTGAGGTTGcttattatctttttcatatccgttttcctcttctgatTTTCCTCCAGCAACTTGAGGGCTCATTTTGCAGACCTTCAATTGTTGCTcgaaattcaatttcttcatttttcaactttttaatcTCCTCAtcctttttcaaattattattctgCAGGTTAATCAACAATTCTTTTAGGTtggttattttcttttccattgtaGATTCCCTCTTCTTATTATCTTCCATCAACTTAATGACTTCATTTTCCAGACCTTTAATTGCCTCTCCAATTTCAATAGCTTCATATTTGAACTTTTTAATCTCCTTGTCTTTTTCCGGATTCATATCGCGCAGGTTAATCAACTCTTCTTTGTGGTCCTTTATTTCCTCTTCCATCTTAGTTTTCCTCTTCTGATTATCCTCAATCAACTCGATTATCTCATTTTCCAGACCCGCAATTGCCTCTCCAGTTTCAATTACTTCTTTATTCAACTTTCCAATCTCCTTGCCCTTTTCCATGTTCAGAGATTGGAGGTTGAGCAACTCTACTTTGaggttatttatttccttttcctgtcCAGCTTTCAGGGTCTTCTTTTCTTCCATCAATGCGATGACCTCATCTTCCAAACTATGAATTAGTTGTCCACGTTCAGTTAGCTCTTTTTCAAATTGTTTCAGGTCCTCCTCCTTTTCCATGTTTAGAGACTGGAGGTTGCAACTTCCTACTttgagccttttttttatttcattttccaatccAGCTTTTAGGCTCTTCTTTTCTCCATTAAGGGCGATGACCTCATCTTCCAAATTATGAATCATTTGTCCACGTTCTGTTAGTTCTTTATCAAATTGTTTCAGGTCCTCCTCCTTTTCCATATTTAGAGATTTGAGGTTGAGCAACTCTACTTTCaggtcttttatttcattttccaatccAGCTTTCATGGTCTTCTCTTCTTCCATCAAGGCGATGACCTCATCTTCCAAACTATGAATCATTTGTCCATGTTCAAGTAATTCTTTTTCAAATtgttttacctcctcctccttttccatgTTTAGAGATTGGAGGTTGAGCAACTCTACTTTGaggtcatttatttccttttcctgtcCAGCTTTTAGGCTCTTCTTTTCTTCCAACAAGGCGATGACCTCATTTTCCAAACTATGAATTAGTTGTCCACGTTCAGTTAGCTCTTTTTCAAATTGTTTCAGGTCCTCCTCCTTTTCCATGTTTAGAGATTGGAGGTTGAGCAACTCTACTTTCaggtcttttatttcattttccaatccAGCTTTTAGGCTCTTCTTTTCTTCCATTAAGGCGATGACCTCATCTTCCAAATTATGAATCATTTGTCCACGTTCTGTTAGTTCTTTATCAAATTGTTTCAGGTCCTCCTCCTTTTCCATGTTTAGAGATTGGAGGTTGAGCAACTCTACTTTGaggtcttttatttcattttccaatccAGCTTTCATGGTCTTCTCTTCTTCCATCAAGGCGATGACCTCATCTTCCAAATTATGAATCATTTGTCCATGTTCAAGTAATTCTTTTTCAAATTGTTTCAGGTCCTCCTCCTTTTCCATGTTTAGAGATTGGAGGTTGAGCAACTCTACTTTGaggtcatttatttccttttcctgtcAAAAGCTgctcttcctttcttccattaagGCGATGGCCTCATCTTCCTGACCTTTAATCGTTTGTCTCAATTCAACAATTTctcttttaaacttttcattcccctcctttatttccttattcAGA
Encoded proteins:
- the LOC135222400 gene encoding myosin-1B-like, with translation MEKEEDLKQFEKELLEHGQMIHNLEDEVIALMEEEKTMKAGLENEIKDLKVELLNLQSLNMEKEEDLKQFDKELTERGQMIHNLEDEVIALMEEKKSLKAGLENEIKDLKVELLNLQSLNMEKEEDLKQFEKELTERGQLIHSLENEVIALLEEKKSLKAGQEKEINDLKVELLNLQSLNMEKEEEVKQFEKELLEHGQMIHSLEDEVIALMEEEKTMKAGLENEIKDLKVELLNLKSLNMEKEEDLKQFDKELTERGQMIHNLEDEVIALNGEKKSLKAGLENEIKKRLKVGSCNLQSLNMEKEEDLKQFEKELTERGQLIHSLEDEVIALMEEKKTLKAGQEKEINNLKVELLNLQSLNMEKGKEIGKLNKEVIETGEAIAGLENEIIELIEDNQKRKTKMEEEIKDHKEELINLRDMNPEKDKEIKKFKYEAIEIGEAIKGLENEVIKLMEDNKKRESTMEKKITNLKELLINLQNNNLKKDEEIKKLKNEEIEFRATIEGKNSKYRKKGQDHFFDPHERAEFQELHDVHQNLRDIPRLDLTNPAGSQSRIMEDPEEESLSAVAQDVASSWASCLPPSPETQPLFHFAVALLVPVSPCHLKAPPSQSNSQDALEIILDAIRDMQQRIVALEEHPFKKSNYVSSSGATSTQKNTSLVRNTQEAQVQKTSTASPIPSSREVVVEQVMAQVHASDEICPHPSMVSFADPPIEKLSMDLVPEGWQPFKDGMSLGVDPGSIVFADGTLFGPLSVDVDEHSYERPIWRFKKRSGSSKKIKGIIPVRQAYEALFDRLASDPAAISEWTDNPLSSSRRCGQPTTSSRERNTKLRKLALRGCFMENTLVLKLLSSDPLSKDLFHKDALEEVVTQADHQAKSMLTMLGFRNSATKRPSSQQRIRTSKRQKNHQQEKQQQQQQPQNRDQQQGNQNFGNYRRNYQNQYASSSPNRRPTPGNPKRSGNVILMAERTSVSRWQVEQILGRLQFASIVDPVGKALLKGY